The nucleotide sequence TATCGCCAATGGACTTAGCATAGCCATAGGTATCGGCCTGCAAAACCTTCCGGAGGGATTAGCAGTAGCCCTTCCCTTGCTAAGGGAAAAATATTCTAAAACTAAAGTTTGGTTAGTTACTCTCTTTACCGGCCTGGTAGAACCTATTGGCGGTATCATCGGCGTTGTTCTTGTCCAGATTTCCAAACCCTTGCTGCCTTTTGCCATGGCCTTTGCAGCCGGAGCCATGCTTTTTGTTATAAGTCATGAAATAATTCCGGAAACCCAAAATCATGAAGGACATTCCAAGCTAGCTACTTATGCCCTTTTAGTAGGCTTTGTTATTATGATGTTTTTGGATAATACCTTGGGATAATTTTAGCTTGTATCAAAAAGTAAGAAGGCTGTTGCACAATCCTTGTATTGAGCAACAGCCTCTATCATTATTTGTCATTTGACTTACTTCTTATATTCTATTCTTTTCAACTATATACTTCTCAGCTGCTAAAGCTGCTATAGTTCCATCTGCTACTGCAGTAGTTATCTGTCTGAAGACCTTATTCCTTACATCCCCTGCAGCATAAACACCTTTAATATTTGTCTGCATATTTTCATCGGTAGGAATGTATCCACCATTAATAAGTGTAATATAATCCTTAAACAATGCAGTTTTGGGTTCTGTGCCTATATAGCCGAATACTCCATCCATTGCTATCTCTTTTTCTTCTCCGGTCTTAGTATTTTTAACAATAGCTCTATTTACAAAGTCTTCGCCTTCTACATTTACAAGATCCCAATTGTACATTATCTCTATCTTAGGATTATTCTCCACTTCATGTAATGTAGCTTTTTCACCTTTAAAGTAATCATAACGTCTGATCATTATGACCTTTGATGCAAATCTGGTTAAAAATAAGGCTTCCTCTAAGGCAGAATTTCCACCACCTACAACTCCTAAAACACTGCCTTCGTACATTGCACCATCACAAACAGCACAATAATGGACTCCCTTACCGGAGAACTTTGCTTCATTTTGAATAGGAAGCTTCTTTGGAGTAGCTCCGGTAGCAATAATTAATGCTTTTGGCTTATATATATAGCTTTCAGTTTCTACTATCTTCTCATCATCGCTGAGCTTAACACTCACAACCTGATCAAAATCATCAATAACTGCGCCTAGCTCCTTAGCCTGTTCAGTCATTAAGTCTGCTAAAGCTCCACCTTCTATAGTTTTGAAGCCTGGATAGTTTTCTACGGTGTAGGTAGACCTAACCTGACCACCTAAAATCTCATTTTCCAGTAATATCATATTAAGCTTGGCTCTAGCAGCATAAATAGCAGCGGTCAAACCAGCCGGGCCTCCACCAATTATCATCAAATCTAATTCCTTTATGTCCTTGCCCATGTTACTTCTCTCCTTAACTTTGAATTTACATATTATCCTATGCTGTTTTTTGCTAAGGGATCATAGAACTTTATCTTATCATAAAGAATATTCAAAATAAAGTTAGAAAGGTTATGCACCCTCCTAACTTTATTTTGACCTTAAAGTCCAAGTAATTTATCTATTTGTGGTCTGTCAAATCCAACAACGATGTTTCCGTTAATATCTAATACAGGAACACCTCTCTGACCTGACTTTTCAATCATTTCCTTAGCAGCTGCTGGGTCCAGAGAAACATTTATATCCTCGTATGCTATACCCTTTGACTTTAAATAATCCTTTGCCTTTACACACCATGGACATGTTGTAGTGCTATAAACCTTAACGCTCATTGTTAAATACCTCCTCTATTATCTAAATATATTATTTATTATGCTTTTATTAGGATAAACATTATTCAATAATTTTTATTGTCATTTCCTGATTATATTATATACCCTCCACGGGTATTTGTCAATTGCATAATTTAGGAATTTCAACTTCTTTTTATTTCAATTAAAACTGAATAAAAATACATATCTTCATTAATCCTTATTGATGCTGATCCGATTTCACCTTATGACAATTATAGTTTCCCTAATATTTTTATAAATATCCCCTATCAGTTAAACCTTTTTCGATAACCACACCTGCGGCACAATTCCTCGCATAACTGCCTCTTAGCAAACCCCTCCAGCATTTTCCTTGCCCTGTGGCTCTTTATTATCTCGTCAAAGGGCTGTCTATGTATGTTTCCAAGGTTAATAGCACCTTCTCCGTCCAGGCAGCAGGGAACTACAGTACCGTCTACCAATATTCCGATTTGATCCCTAAGTCCATAGCAGGTGCCCTCGTTTCCGTAATCTTCTTCCTCTAAACCCGGCCACTTAAACTCATAGTCCTGATTCAAAAATACCCTATCTGCTAATTTGATGCCACGGCTATCAGTAATCTTCTCCTCAATTTTATAGGGAAGTTGGAGATATTCTTCAATAATACTCAGCAGTTCTCTATTTTTCTGTCTCTCTGCATTAGTTATATTAGATTGGTCCAGATTCCATAGTCTAAGGGCGATGATTATATTAGTTTTCTCCACTGCTTCCTTAGTGAAATCCAAGATATCCTTTAAATATTCTTCCATAGACCTGGTACCTTCATTGGCATCAAAGCTGTGTAGAGATATATTTATCTGTCTTATGGCAGGCTTCATGATTATTTTCTCCCTTATCTTTCCTATAAGGGTACCGTTAGTAGTTATATTTACCTTTAGCTTTCTTTCCTGGCATAGGTCTAAGAGGTCTGGCAAATTCGGGTGCAGCATAGGCTCACCTTTCAGGTGCAGATATACATGGTCTGTAAAAGGCTTTGCTTCGTCCAATATATGCTCAAACTCTTCTATTTTTATAAATTGCGGTTTCCGTTTCGTCTTTGGACAAAAGGTACAGGCAAGATTACATACATTAGTTATCTCTATATAAACTTTTTTAAATCTCTTCATCTTTTGGGACTCCTCACACTGTTAATTTTTAAGCCATTCTATACCATTATACCAGTTATATTTGTAAAATAGCCACCTATATAAATCTCCTTGTTTTACCATGGAAATTATATTTAAATACTGAATTTTTCGGAGGACACAGAGAGCACTGAAGGACTTTTCTTAAATCTACTATTTAAATTTTTCTTCGCATTTTTCAAGCAATAAGCATTATTACTTATTCACAATAAGGCAGCACATCTACAGTGTAAGCCCTTAATACCTCTGCCACGCTCCAGGCCTGAGTAAAGCAGCCCCTGCTGGTGGCAGAAAATTCTCCGTCAAAGATTTCCGCTATACCGTTAATACAGCCATCGGCCATATGATCTTCAAAGACTTCACACATCTCCTTGGCCTTTGCTATTGCCTCAGCAGAATATTCATTTACCTTACAATAAGCAGAGATAAAGGCGCCTATAGGATAGGCCCAGGTTGTTCCCATGTGGTAAGCACAGTCTCTGTCAAAGAGTTTGCCTATATACTGCTTTTTAAAACCGGGGTCTTTAACGCTTAAGGACCTTAAACCATAGGTAGAGTAGAGCTCCTGATACACCTTTTCCACAATCTTCTTTTCTTTTTCCTTATCCAGCATTGTAAATGGTAAGGATACAGCCCAAATCTGATTGGGTCTGATTCTTGCATCATTCTCATCAACTACATCAAATAAACAACCTTCTTCTTCATTCCAGAACTTTTCATTAAAGGACTTTTTCACTTTCACAGCCAATTCTTTATAGAAGCTGTAGTCTTTATTAAAGTGCTTTGCCAGTTCCTTCATAATGCACAAGGCATTATACCAAAGAGCATTGATTTCAACAGGCTTGCCGTGTCTTGGCGTTACAACGAAGTCTCCCACTCTAACATCCATCCAGGTTACTTGATCCAAGCCGTTTCCCGCATGGATTAGGCCATCTTCATCCATACGGATTGAAAAATCTGTACCAGTGGAGTAGGCTTTTATAATCTCCACCATTTTATCGTAGAGCTTTTCTTCAACAAAACGATAGTCTTCCTTACCTCCTGTGTACTGCAGATATTGATACACCGCATGTATATACCAGAGTGAAGCATCCACCGTATTATATCCTGGCTCAGAGCCCTTATCAGGAAATACATTTGGAACCAGTCCATTCTTTATATATTTCACAAAGGACTCCAGAATTTCTCTGGCATCATCAAATCTCTTTGTACATAATGTCAACCCTTCAAAGGCAATCATAGTATCTCTTCCCCAGTCCGTAAACCATGGAAAACCTGCCAACACAGTTTTCAGACCGGTACTATTGCGGTCAACAATAAAGTGGTCTGCTGCCTTAACCAGATTTAGGGCTAAATTATTGTTAAACCCAGACTGCCTCATCAAGGTTTCTGCCCTGTTTCTGTATTCCTCTGCAATAGTAAAACCATCTTTATCGTCCAGCTCTTCCACTGTACATTTTATATAGAACTTCTTACGTTCATAAGGCTTTAACTCTATTTGTATATCATAGGGGGTGTAATGATTATCTAAACCCAGGGAACCATTTCTGTTATCAAACTCATAATAGTGATTTTCCTCTATTAAGTAATTTGGAGTAGCCATGCTTCTAGGCCTCAGTGTTCTGCTGACATAGGTCCCTTCTGATGAATAAAAGCTGATGTTTATATCCTTTTGGGCTTTTGGTATTAACTTTAATAGATTTCTATTTAACTCCATTTCAAAACTAAGCTGGTTTCTTTCTGTAGCAGCTCCTATAGGTCTAAAATTAAACAGAGGCACTATATTTAAAACCGCAGGCCTGCTGCTGTTACTTATTTCATAGCACACTGTCACCGTATTATGCCCATACTCCATAGCTATGGTCTTCTTTATATTAATATCCTCCACCTGATATATGTACTGCGGAACTGAATCAAAAATAAATCTCTGCAAATATTCTTGACCGTTCTTTGAAAAGTTCACATACTGCTGAGAAGTGAGGTCATACTCTCTGCCTTCCACAATAACCTGCTCCTGTGTCCTTGTAAATACTGAATATCTTTCAACTGGAGGATTCATTGAGGCAATCAGATAGGCATGGAAGGACCTAAAACCTCCGCCAATTATGGTATGTCCTGAATATCCTCCTATGCCGTTACCAATCATCCATTCTCTCTCATTTCCCTCTTCAATGGTTCTCCAATTTCCTCTTCCAAACTTATAGGTAAGCTCCATATAAAGTCACTCCTAAATCTCATAGTGTTGTAATTATTATATCATATAAAATTTTGCTTCAGCTTAAAAAGAATGTTGAAAATTTTAATACTTATGTACTGCGGAGAAAGAAACTCCGCGTAATTCCGTGTCTTCCGTGATGGATTTTATTGGTAATAATACTGTCAGTTATCAATGTTCTCCTCAAAAAACTCCTTTACCACTTCAACATCATCAAAGTCCATATACATATCACCTATAATCTGATAGTCCTCATGGCCCTTGCCTGCTACTACAACTGTGTCCCCGGCTTCGGCAAGGCTTAAAGCCCTTAATATTGCCTTCCTTCTGTCTATTATTTTTTCATATTTACAACCGGTATCTATCATGCCTTTTTCAATATCTTCTATGATAGCCATAGGTTCTTCCTTCCTCGGATTGTCTGAGGTAATAATGCAATAATCAGAAAGGCTTCCCCCTATCTTTCCCATTATTGGTCTCTTCCCCTTATCCCGGTTGCCTCCACAGCCAAAGACAAGAATAACTCTCCTGGAGGTCAATTCTCTTACCGTATTAAGCACATTCTCCAGACCATCCGGGCTATGGGCATAGTCAACAATGACAGAAAAGTTTCCGGTGTTTGGAACAAACTGAAACCTGCCTTTTACAGCCTCAATGCTATTGATTCCTCTTAATATTTCCTCTATGGTAAGTCCACATTGAT is from Clostridium thermarum and encodes:
- the trxB gene encoding thioredoxin-disulfide reductase, whose product is MGKDIKELDLMIIGGGPAGLTAAIYAARAKLNMILLENEILGGQVRSTYTVENYPGFKTIEGGALADLMTEQAKELGAVIDDFDQVVSVKLSDDEKIVETESYIYKPKALIIATGATPKKLPIQNEAKFSGKGVHYCAVCDGAMYEGSVLGVVGGGNSALEEALFLTRFASKVIMIRRYDYFKGEKATLHEVENNPKIEIMYNWDLVNVEGEDFVNRAIVKNTKTGEEKEIAMDGVFGYIGTEPKTALFKDYITLINGGYIPTDENMQTNIKGVYAAGDVRNKVFRQITTAVADGTIAALAAEKYIVEKNRI
- a CDS encoding glutaredoxin family protein, which translates into the protein MSVKVYSTTTCPWCVKAKDYLKSKGIAYEDINVSLDPAAAKEMIEKSGQRGVPVLDINGNIVVGFDRPQIDKLLGL
- a CDS encoding radical SAM/SPASM domain-containing protein, translating into MKRFKKVYIEITNVCNLACTFCPKTKRKPQFIKIEEFEHILDEAKPFTDHVYLHLKGEPMLHPNLPDLLDLCQERKLKVNITTNGTLIGKIREKIIMKPAIRQINISLHSFDANEGTRSMEEYLKDILDFTKEAVEKTNIIIALRLWNLDQSNITNAERQKNRELLSIIEEYLQLPYKIEEKITDSRGIKLADRVFLNQDYEFKWPGLEEEDYGNEGTCYGLRDQIGILVDGTVVPCCLDGEGAINLGNIHRQPFDEIIKSHRARKMLEGFAKRQLCEELCRRCGYRKRFN
- a CDS encoding amylo-alpha-1,6-glucosidase, producing the protein MELTYKFGRGNWRTIEEGNEREWMIGNGIGGYSGHTIIGGGFRSFHAYLIASMNPPVERYSVFTRTQEQVIVEGREYDLTSQQYVNFSKNGQEYLQRFIFDSVPQYIYQVEDINIKKTIAMEYGHNTVTVCYEISNSSRPAVLNIVPLFNFRPIGAATERNQLSFEMELNRNLLKLIPKAQKDINISFYSSEGTYVSRTLRPRSMATPNYLIEENHYYEFDNRNGSLGLDNHYTPYDIQIELKPYERKKFYIKCTVEELDDKDGFTIAEEYRNRAETLMRQSGFNNNLALNLVKAADHFIVDRNSTGLKTVLAGFPWFTDWGRDTMIAFEGLTLCTKRFDDAREILESFVKYIKNGLVPNVFPDKGSEPGYNTVDASLWYIHAVYQYLQYTGGKEDYRFVEEKLYDKMVEIIKAYSTGTDFSIRMDEDGLIHAGNGLDQVTWMDVRVGDFVVTPRHGKPVEINALWYNALCIMKELAKHFNKDYSFYKELAVKVKKSFNEKFWNEEEGCLFDVVDENDARIRPNQIWAVSLPFTMLDKEKEKKIVEKVYQELYSTYGLRSLSVKDPGFKKQYIGKLFDRDCAYHMGTTWAYPIGAFISAYCKVNEYSAEAIAKAKEMCEVFEDHMADGCINGIAEIFDGEFSATSRGCFTQAWSVAEVLRAYTVDVLPYCE